One stretch of Zingiber officinale cultivar Zhangliang chromosome 6B, Zo_v1.1, whole genome shotgun sequence DNA includes these proteins:
- the LOC121991716 gene encoding plastidic ATP/ADP-transporter-like, giving the protein MERVISLKPPFSLPSQSQPRAFHPLPSLRGRFPSPALRAYHGFASQDRPTSIAAENTERLLLYPVVAAKRRKVPVFRASAAIPADGAGVVEGKDNPKFLGIELSTLKKIVPLGMMFFCILFNYTILRDTKDVLVVTAKGSSAEIIPFLKTWVNLPMAVGFMLLYTKLSNVLSKEALFYTVIMPFIAFFGAFAFLLYPMRDAIHPTALADRLLAALGPSFLGPVAILRIWSFCLFYVMAELWGSVVISVLFWGFANQITTVEEAKEFYPLFGLGANIALIFSGRTVKFFSNMRKNLGPGVDGWAISLKGMMSIVVLLGLVICGIYWGVNKFVVNDPSIPRTERKKKEKPKLGMNESLKVLLSSRYVRDLATLVVAYGISINLVEVTWKSKLKAQFPSPNEYSSFMGDFSTATGIATFTMMLVGRWILRKFGWGVAAMITPTVLLLTGVGFFSLILFGDPLAPVLGSLGMTPLLAAVYVGALQNIFSKSAKYSLFDPCKEMAYIPMDEEMKVKGKAAIDVVCNPLGKSGGALIQQFMILTFGSLANSTPYLGGILLVIVLAWLGAARSLDSQFSPLVKKELEKEKSRKAEESSVVIDATIKNE; this is encoded by the exons ATGGCTTCGCGTCCCAGGATAGACCCACCTCGATCGCTGCAGAGAATACCGAAAGGCTGCTCCTTTACCCAGTGGTCGCCGCGAAACGGAGGAAAGTTCCGGTTTTTAGGGCAAGCGCCGCGATTCCGGCCGACGGAGCTGGAGTCGTCGAGGGAAAGGACAACCCCAAGTTCCTGGGCATCGAGTTATCCACGCTCAAGAAAATAGTCCCGCTTGGGATGATGTTCTTCTGTATTCTATTCAATTATACCATTCTGAGGGACACCAAAGATGTACTGGTGGTGACGGCCAAAGGGAGCAGCGCCGAGATCATACCCTTCTTGAAGACCTGGGTGAACTTGCCCATGGCCGTGGGGTTCATGCTGCTGTACACCAAGCTGTCGAACGTGCTCTCAAAGGAGGCTCTTTTCTACACCGTGATTATGCCCTTCATCGCCTTCTTCGGAGCCTTTGCGTTCCTATTGTATCCCATGCGTGACGCCATCCATCCCACTGCACTTGCCGACAGGCTCTTGGCGGCTCTCGGTCCGAGCTTCCTTGGCCCCGTCGCAATTCTGAGAATCTGGAGCTTCTGCTTGTTCTATGTCATGGCAGAACTATGGGGAAGTGTGGTCATCTCGGTCCTCTTCTGGGGTTTCGCCAACCAG ATTACTACTGTTGAGGAAGCCAAAGAGTTCTACCCATTGTTTGGACTTGGAGCTAATATTGCCCTCATCTTCTCCGGACGCACAGTCAAGTTCTTCTCTAACATGCGCAAGAATTTGGGACCGGGCGTCGATGGCTGGGCGATTTCACTCAAAGGAATGATGAGCATTGTTGTTCTCCTTGGCCTTGTAATTTGTGGAATCTATTGGGGTGTGAATAAGTTTGTCGTCAATGATCCATCTATTCCAAGAACAGAACGCAAGAAGAAG GAGAAGCCAAAGCTAGGTATGAATGAGAGCCTGAAAGTTCTTCTGTCCTCTCGATATGTAAGAGACCTCGCAACCTTGGTGGTTGCTTATGGTATAAGCATCAACCTTGTAGAAGTCACATGGAAATCAAAGCTCAAGGCACAG TTTCCTAGTCCAAATGAATACTCATCTTTCATGGGTGATTTTTCAACTGCTACTGGTATTGCAACATTCACAATGATGTTGGTCGGAAGATGGATTCTCCGGAAATTTGGATGGGGAGTGGCGGCTATGATCACTCCCACAGTCTTACTGCTCACAGGAGTCGGGTTCTTCTCGCTAATTCTGTTTGGCGACCCATTGGCTCCTGTATTAGGAAGTCTCGGTATGACTCCTTTGCTTGCAGCTGTTTATGTTGGTGCATTACAGAACATATTCAGCAAGAGTGCGAAATACAGCTTGTTTGATCCTTGCAAAGAAATGGCTTACATTCCTATGGATGAAGAGATGAAG GTCAAAGGAAAGGCTGCCATTGATGTTGTCTGCAACCCCTTGGGAAAATCCGGAGGTGCCTTGATCCAGCAGTTCATGATCTTGACATTTGGGTCTCTGGCAAACTCAACTCCTTACTTGGGAGGCATACTTCTAGTGATTGTTCTGGCATGGCTAGGTGCTGCCAGATCCTTGGACTCTCAATTCTCGCCTTTGGTCAAGAAAGAGCTCGAGAAGGAGAAGTCACGGAAGGCTGAAGAGTCTTCAGTAGTCATCGATGCAACGATCAAGAACGAGTAG